One genomic window of Tetrapisispora phaffii CBS 4417 chromosome 13, complete genome includes the following:
- the SRB8 gene encoding Srb8p (similar to Saccharomyces cerevisiae SRB8 (YCR081W); ancestral locus Anc_6.356), translating into MNPAKYVLIPPDELHPLVEDNDGKFKNSYPDFEPWVHTRQDDEIMLHFVAKGYYSSSKVNFESISARSSMQESLPKLADELANQFSDIIKIRELEINKISSEAETYNSDTRFSILSGPGFSLPSRMTLSDQRKDQWLNDLSSPYVSLTQMSKFLPHGLKRRGLLEQCCLRKVPIIKAIWLLKCCYSMEWTQLKLKSKDNKDHKDDKEINSQLLKEWTENFIYILEKMLLDMANYYNDPEKLKNWKSGIQYYLKLLGNCYRLELIDKQIFLYWLVEFVGKVENLEYFPLTFHILTIFWQDITTVAENDALMKPLFLVTKITDILLHKYVTISQSRSMISDEKYIINDIKKNNKIKESFLLMIRNLICDLFQNQLLEIFLFPSAKWEIYKPYLYEITNYLGNSEDIHNEAKKKLELISYRNESLKINSTLRSSNVNADELTSVENKNVDLHHVKLNCIDTVLAQALDDNSIDFDWASYVDREITQLSQVVQLVLWAISPSKRKHYEAHQIVARIILLIINSLANLREYVIEDIIWSVVFQIPKLSDEERTLFISLPDLYRLLNTLVNYGIVKVPTYIRKLISSGILYLTSSDDKFFHCTVLINLKISPLMKNQYNMVLRNVMEYDSHYFEDYNFDTINNQVEILRPELMSGESFDYDTLTYNTKTLLGEKILSSICGEELIMVNKQILLKNFDILCVKLDTFHLFYKWVEYIVYHQLIDNTETLEILCDILLRYSKLFSQYINDHILFTKTLILIYTKIVKVNDNVAYSVSSLMPFWKFFMKSFPYAIKYDENLRNELGAIYEEEKLKADKLCKDRFLLKSINEALHGNIANSTGSTFNFPEVFQTNLRTFLSENIDNATRKNSRYMMMLLMNVNRRDYNKFIAVYLKRKTFKIEDLIYLISYKLLTFEQIQNTLTMDFVLTVLSYNHSESSRYNEHIQFYAISKASYISSNFKSIIHSTMKKIDELYEFFLDILVEFGTYSKHLENTIEAIVQFLKDEKCSHYDLIIDLINYGVENKDKDDTQEIVLNESNNLYEFLDFTNLWIFQGYTKYLLQKYLLESNDFERTREFLFETVLASRYSCLCSRLFWAISDPEIMKAVITIFEERFFKNCLDDSEEYNVMWEVIIEIITSLSQQLKVNNNRTSSQSIGVANTRSPSLNNIDFISKNYNTDSWDLNSEDTAEVSSFSIYIESFDAIISHFAKMDKDKLLGMRCKLDSFLKISILNQISIFNFVTKLIKKNEVKYLNDLLENIFTLFHKISFDLSLELMLYEILSSLKSYCIFFATTENSKNKNQNSQSNTNSGSSNISISKAPDKKNNAFVIPSILMELSPFKVSSFTRKERVDEIDDNISLGINTVDTTRENTNRKKSPNNFFFYDKVQNTYLCKFYDEPYHCINNYQSEATSDSFNNSCLNLSFFDAVYERKNPK; encoded by the coding sequence ATGAATCCAGCAAAATATGTACTGATACCTCCTGATGAACTACATCCTTTAGTTGAGGATAATGATGGTAAGTTTAAAAATAGTTATCCTGATTTTGAGCCGTGGGTGCATACTAGACaagatgatgaaataaTGTTACATTTTGTCGCTAAGGGCTATTATTCTTCATCTAAAGtcaattttgaaagtaTTTCTGCTAGATCTTCAATGCAAGAATCGTTACCAAAACTAGCAGATGAATTGGCTAACCAGTTTTCtgatatcattaaaatacGAGAATTGGAAATTAATAAGATATCTTCAGAAGCAGAAACTTATAATTCTGACACAAGATTTAGCATTCTCAGTGGACCTGGGTTTAGTTTACCGAGTAGGATGACCTTATCTGATCAACGTAAAGATCAATGGTTAAACGATTTAAGTTCCCCATATGTTTCGTTAACTCAGATGTCAAAATTCCTACCCCATGGGTTAAAAAGAAGAGGTTTATTGGAACAATGTTGTCTGAGAAAAGTTCCAATAATAAAAGCTATTTGGTTGCTTAAATGCTGTTATTCAATGGAGTGGACGCAATTAAAACTAAAGAGTAAAGATAACAAAGATCACAAAGATGATAAAGAGATTAATTCTCAATTATTAAAGGAATGGACTgagaattttatttatatcttgGAAAAAATGCTGTTAGATATGGCTAACTATTATAATGATCCCGAgaagttaaaaaattggaaGAGTGGAATACAAtactatttaaaattacTTGGTAATTGTTATAGGCTCGAATTGATAgataaacaaatatttctcTATTGGCTTGTAGAATTTGTCGGAAAAGTCGAAAATCTAGAATATTTTCCTCTAACTTTCCATATATTAACTATATTTTGGCAAGATATTACAACTGTGGCAGAAAATGATGCATTGATGAAacctttatttttagtaacAAAGATTACTGACATACTGTTACATAAGTATGTTACAATTTCACAAAGCCGATCAATGATTAgtgatgaaaaatatattattaatgatattaaaaaaaataataaaataaaggaATCATTCTTACTCATGATCAGAAATCTTATATGtgatttatttcaaaaccAGCTGTTAgagatatttttgtttccTTCTGCTAAATGGGAAATATATAAGCCATATCTATATGAAATTACTAATTATCTTGGTAATTCAGAGGATATACATAATGAGGCTAAAAAGAAGTTAGAATTGATAAGTTATAGAAAtgaatcattaaaaattaatagtACACTAAGATCATCGAATGTCAATGCTGATGAGTTAACTTCTGTTGAGAACAAAAACGTAGATTTACACCACgtaaaattaaattgtaTTGATACGGTTTTAGCTCAGGCATTAGATGATAATAGCATTGATTTTGATTGGGCATCATACGTAGATAGAGAAATTACCCAGTTATCTCAGGTTGTTCAGCTAGTACTCTGGGCAATTTCCCcatcaaaaagaaaacattaTGAAGCGCATCAGATAGTTGCTCGTATAATCCTTCTCattataaattcattagCAAATCTTCGAGAATATGTGATCGAAGATATCATTTGGTCAGTTGTATTTCAAATCCCAAAATTATCAGATGAGGAAAGAACTTTGTTCATTTCTCTTCCCGATCTTTACAGATTGCTTAACACTCTAGTTAATTATGGTATTGTTAAAGTTCCAACATATATCAGAAAATTAATTAGTTCTGGTATTTTGTATCTAACATCCTCAGACGATAAGTTTTTTCATTGTACTGTGTTAATTAACCTTAAAATATCACCtttgatgaaaaatcaatataatatgGTGTTGAGAAATGTCATGGAATATGATAGTCATTACTTTGAAgattataattttgataCCATAAATAATCAAGTAGAAATATTAAGGCCTGAATTAATGTCTGGTGAATCTTTTGATTATGATACGCTCACTTACAATACAAAAACTCTTTTAGGAGAAAAAATTCTAAGCTCGATTTGTGGTGAAGAATTAATTATGGTCAATAAAcaaattcttttgaaaaatttcgATATCCTTTGCGTGAAGTTAGACacttttcatttattcTACAAATGGGTCGAATATATCGTATATCATCAATTGATTGATAATACAGAGACACTTGAAATACTATGTGATATACTATTGAGATATTCTAAGTTATTTTCACAATATATTAACGACCATATCTTATTTACCAAGACATTGATACTGATATACACAAAAATTGTAAAGGTTAATGATAATGTAGCCTACTCTGTGTCATCATTAATGCCATTTTGGAAGTTCTTTATGAAGAGTTTCCCATACGcaataaaatatgatgAAAACTTGAGAAATGAATTAGGAGCTATCTATGAGGAAGAAAAACTTAAAGCTGATAAATTATGTAAAGATagatttttattaaaatcaattaatgaaGCATTACACGGAAATATCGCAAATTCTACTGGTTCTACTTTTAATTTCCCAGAGGTTTTTCAAACAAATTTAAGAACATTTTTAAGTGAGAATATTGACAATGCTACCAGAAAGAATTCCAGATATATGATGATGTTATTGATGAATGTGAATAGAAGAGATTACAACAAATTTATTGCAGTGTATCTTAAAAGGaaaacatttaaaattgaagatttgatatatttaatatcatataaattattgaCATTTGAGCAGATTCAAAATACCTTAACAATGGATTTTGTTCTAACAGTATTGTCGTATAATCATTCAGAATCGTCGAGATATAACGAgcatattcaattttatgcTATCTCCAAAGCTAGTTACATCAGCTccaatttcaaatcaatCATACATTCAACGATGAAGAAGATTGATGAACTTTACGAATTTTTCCTAGATATTCTAGTTGAGTTTGGCACATATTCAAAGCACCTGGAAAATACTATCGAAGCTATTGTTCAGTTTTTAAAGGATGAAAAATGCTCTCATTATGACTTAATAATAGATTTGATAAACTATGGCGTCGAGAATAAAGACAAAGATGATACCCAAGAAATTGTTTTGAATGAATCGAATAACCTCTATGAATTTTTAGATTTTACCAATTTATGGATTTTCCAAGGTTACACTAAATATcttttacaaaaatatttattagaGTCAAATGATTTTGAGAGAACTAGagaatttctttttgaGACTGTTTTGGCAAGTAGATATAGTTGTTTGTGTTCTCGTTTGTTTTGGGCGATTAGTGATCCTGAAATTATGAAAGCGGTCATCACAATTTTCGAGGaaagattttttaaaaattgtttagATGATTCAGAAGAATATAATGTTATGTGGGAAGTAATAATTGAGATCATTACCTCTTTATCTCAACAACTAAAAGTGAACAATAACAGAACATCAAGTCAAAGTATAGGAGTGGCTAACACAAGATCTCCGTCATTGAAcaatattgattttataaGTAAGAATTACAACACTGATTCGTGGGATTTAAATTCTGAGGATACCGCCGAAGTTTCATCTTTTTCTATCTATATCGAATCATTCGATGCTATCATCTCTCACTTTGCTAAAATGGACAAAGATAAATTGCTGGGAATGCGATGCAAATTAGATTcgtttttaaaaatatcgaTATTGAACCAAATatctattttcaattttgtcactaaattaattaaaaaaaatgaagtaaaatatttgaatgatcttctagaaaatatatttactttaTTTCATAAGATATCATTTGACTTGAGTTTAGAGTTGATGTTATACgaaatattatcatcattaaaatcatattgtattttttttgccaCAACCGAGAACagtaaaaacaaaaaccaAAATTCGCAAAGCAATACCAACAGCGGTAGCAGTAACATTAGTATATCAAAAGCTCCCgataagaaaaataatgcATTCGTGATTCCATCTATATTAATGGAGCTGTCCCCATTCAAAGTGTCCTCATTTACTAGAAAAGAACGTGTAGACGAGATTGACGACAATATCTCATTAGGCATCAATACTGTTGACACCACAAGAGAGAATacaaatagaaaaaaatcCCCAAATAACTTTTTCTTCTACGACAAAGTTCAAAACACATATCTATGTAAATTCTATGATGAGCCATACCATTGTATAAACAATTACCAAAGTGAAGCAACATCCGACTCATTCAACAACTCCTGTTTGAACCTGAGCTTTTTCGACGCTGTGTATGAAAGAAAGAATCCAAAATAG
- the AHC2 gene encoding Ahc2p (similar to Saccharomyces cerevisiae AHC2 (YCR082W); ancestral locus Anc_6.358) — MITPEHIQSNIKYFQENDIENDNDYQLLMQQKHVMEQKLMERNYYHKNFQLLYSLVEKSRNYQEFVDILVNNKTLLKEIFTLEGQLRRSHHLINSDNVEIDWLHKFGIDIMEYIVKDPKLFSLYNNGLL, encoded by the coding sequence ATGATTACTCCAGAACATATccaatcaaatataaagtattttcaagaaaatgatattgaaaacGATAATGATTACCAACTGTTGATGCAACAGAAACACGTTATGGAACAGAAATTGATGGAAAGGAACTATTATCACAAGAATTTCCAACTTTTGTATTCTCttgttgaaaaatcaaGAAACTATCAAGAGTTCGTCGACATTCTAGTCAATAATAAGACCCTACTGAAAGAAATATTCACTTTGGAAGGACAACTTAGAAGATCTCATCATCTGATAAATTCTGATAATGTGGAAATAGACTGGCTGCATAAATTTGGCATCGACATAATGGAATATATAGTGAAGGATCCAAAACTTTTTTCTCTGTATAACAATGGTTTACTTTAA
- the MRX15 gene encoding Mrx15p (similar to Saccharomyces cerevisiae YNR040W; ancestral locus Anc_6.360) — protein MVANLSVAKVLNGLLSKNTPTVIYAKPLKRSIKVATALLSFSFFGYGISFASWSWESSLSRLRDLKQRDEIAKGSTWEKVKFYASTLSPFILPILPLTISVGALLVRSRVVSKVTYYPPITAGSKPLVEFTRNSLLLSRPVVTKRLVPSINTVGKTKIFTGEGTNGAENKSSYIFYLTDKNPLVEHFWDKIFIFQRSGSFFMDDPRTFDALFGGDSIKSLDSLKRSKQLSNVTNNRTDTYQQEEKEAEDNKRLLSKLSEKQLQRAKIHSNSAKSIVQNINSNHKKIINIFWRTAIEL, from the coding sequence atgGTAGCCAATTTATCCGTTGCAAAAGTGCTCAATGGATTACTGTCCAAAAATACACCAACAGTGATCTATGCTAAACCTTTAAAACGTTCAATTAAGGTAGCCACTGCTTTATTGTCTTTTTCCTTCTTTGGCTATGGTATATCGTTTGCCAGCTGGTCATGGGAATCATCGTTATCACGTTTAAGAGACTTGAAACAAAGAGATGAGATAGCTAAAGGGTCTACGTGGGAGAAAGTGAAATTCTATGCTTCCACGTTATCGCCTTTTATTCTGCCCATCTTACCACTTACTATCTCAGTGGGGGCTCTCTTGGTGAGATCAAGAGTTGTATCTAAAGTTACTTATTACCCCCCAATTACAGCTGGTTCGAAGCCACTAGTTGAATTTACTCGTAATAGCTTGCTATTAAGTAGACCTGTGGTGACCAAAAGACTGGTACCTTCGATTAATACGGTAGGCAAAACTAAGATATTTACCGGGGAAGGTACAAATGGAGCAGAAAATAAAAgttcttatatattttaccTCACTGACAAGAATCCATTAGTCGAACATTTTTGGGATAAGATATTCATTTTCCAGAGATCTGGGTCATTCTTTATGGACGATCCAAGAACTTTTGATGCTTTATTTGGAGGTGATTCAATCAAGTCATTAGATTCTTTAAAAAGGAGTAAACAACTAAGTAATGTAACTAATAACAGGACCGATACATAtcaacaagaagaaaaagaagctGAAGACAACAAAAGACTCTTGAGTAAACTATCAGAGAAGCAGTTGCAAAGAGCAAAAATACATTCCAACTCGGCTAAGAGCATTGTACAGAATATTAATTCCAACcataaaaaaatcattaatatattttggaGGACAGCAATAGAACTCTGA
- the COQ2 gene encoding 4-hydroxybenzoate octaprenyltransferase (similar to Saccharomyces cerevisiae COQ2 (YNR041C); ancestral locus Anc_6.361), giving the protein MVSSFNGSQFIKKSVVSCKSFCEVNGSLFTRGQFRGYSSAKVPEDKPVFTEDELKNARKDRLENLGPFVSKLPQKWIPYAELMRLEKPVGTWLLYLPGTWAITMAAIQTSASLGATVWMLGLFGLGSLVMRGAGCTINDIWDKNLDDKVIRSVERPIASKRVSTKNASIFLVAQTVVGMGVLAQLPAQCWWMGLASLPIVFTYPLFKRFTYYPQIALSACFNWAALLGFPAMGIMDWSTMLPLYTGSFLWCMIYDTIYAHQDKAFDVKAGIKSTALAWGKNTKKISTVLATAQFSLFTIAGINAGLILGPGFIGGLAIFAYRVFTMIKNVDLNNPADCWKYFTSNIKTGLYFSYALFFDYLLTLLGFL; this is encoded by the coding sequence ATGGTCTCCTCGTTCAATGGCAGCCAGTTCATTAAGAAGAGTGTTGTTAGCTGTAAGTCATTTTGTGAAGTTAACGGAAGTTTATTTACGAGAGGTCAATTCAGAGGGTACTCCAGTGCAAAGGTTCCCGAGGATAAGCCTGTATTCACTGAAGACGAGTTGAAGAATGCAAGAAAAGATAGACTTGAGAATCTGGGACCATTTGTGTCGAAACTACCCCAGAAATGGATCCCTTATGCTGAATTAATGAGATTGGAAAAACCAGTAGGAACCTGGTTACTGTATTTACCTGGTACATGGGCAATAACCATGGCTGCAATCCAGACCTCCGCATCTTTGGGTGCGACTGTCTGGATGCTGGGGCTGTTTGGGTTAGGATCTCTAGTAATGAGAGGTGCTGGTTGTAcaattaatgatatatgGGATAAAAATTTGGATGATAAAGTGATCCGATCAGTCGAAAGGCCAATTGCTTCAAAAAGGGTTTCTACCAAGAATGCCTCCATATTCTTAGTTGCTCAAACAGTTGTTGGTATGGGTGTTTTAGCGCAATTACCAGCACAATGCTGGTGGATGGGTCTTGCATCCTTACCAATTGTGTTCACATATCCACTATTTAAAAGGTTTACTTATTACCCACAGATCGCACTAAGTGCTTGTTTTAATTGGGCTGCTCTACTGGGTTTCCCAGCGATGGGTATAATGGACTGGTCCACCATGCTTCCCTTGTACACGGGTAGTTTCTTATGGTGCATGATATATGACACCATATATGCTCATCAAGATAAAGCATTTGACGTCAAAGCCGGTATTAAATCAACGGCATTGGCTTGGGGTAAGAATACTAAAAAGATTTCAACAGTTTTAGCTACTGCacaattttctttatttacaattgcAGGCATAAACGCAGGTCTTATTTTAGGTCCTGGGTTCATTGGTGGATTAGCCATATTTGCTTATAGAGTATTTACAATGATTAAAAATGTCGATCTTAACAATCCAGCAGACTGTTGGAAATATTTCACCAGCAACATTAAAACTGGTCTATATTTCTCATatgcattattttttgactATCTCCTAACGTTGTTAGgatttttgtaa
- the MVD1 gene encoding diphosphomevalonate decarboxylase MVD1 (similar to Saccharomyces cerevisiae MVD1 (YNR043W); ancestral locus Anc_6.362) produces MTLHVASATAPVNIATLKYWGKRDKDLNLPTNSSISVTLSQDDLRTLTSVACGPELQEDKLWLNGKEESLGSERTQNCLKDLRDLRAKMEASDSSMPTMSQWKLHIVSENNFPTAAGLASSAAGFAALVVAITKVFQLKEDYSEISKIARKGSGSACRSLFGGYVAWEMGQSIDGSDSKAVPVSTKEDWPNMKAAVLVVSDVKKDTPSTSGMQLTVKTSDLFQERIKNVVPKRFEEMKKSIVEKDFATFADLTMKDSNSFHATCLDSYPPIFYMNDTSRKIIRLVHNINAFYNETIVAYTYDAGPNAVLYYLEENEEKLFAFIYKYFNKVSGWDTKYNASELQNFLKKFDAVEEKLNFQTDEDIYKGVSRVILTRVGDGPQSTDQCLINKETGLPN; encoded by the coding sequence ATGACTCTACACGTTGCTTCTGCCACTGCTCCTGTTAATATTGCTACCTTGAAGTACTGGGGTAAGAGAGACAAGGATTTGAACTTGCCTACTAATTCTTCTATTTCAGTAACATTGTCTCAAGATGATTTAAGAACTTTGACCTCTGTTGCATGTGGTCCAGAATTACAAGAAGATAAGTTATGGTTAAACGGTAAGGAGGAATCTCTAGGTAGTGAAAGAACTCAAAACTGTTTGAAGGATTTGAGGGACTTGAGGGCTAAGATGGAAGCCTCTGACTCCAGCATGCCAACTATGTCTCAATGGAAATTGCATATTGTTTCAGAAAATAACTTCCCAACTGCTGCTGGTTTAGCTTCGTCTGCTGCAGGGTTTGCTGCTTTGGTTGTTGCCATCACAAAGGTCTTCCAATTGAAAGAGGATTACTCTGAAATCTCAAAGATTGCTAGAAAGGGTTCCGGTTCTGCTTGTAGATCTTTATTCGGTGGTTATGTTGCTTGGGAAATGGGGCAATCTATTGATGGTTCCGATTCCAAAGCTGTTCCAGTTAGCACTAAAGAGGACTGGCCAAATATGAAGGCTGCTGTCTTAGTTGTCAGTGATGTCAAGAAGGACACGCCATCAACTAGCGGAATGCAATTGACTGTCAAGACCTCTGATTTATTCCAAGAAAGAATTAAGAACGTTGTTCCAAAGAGATTCGAGGAAATGAAGAAGTCTATTGTTGAAAAAGATTTTGCAACTTTTGCTGACTTAACTATGAAAGACTCAAACAGTTTCCACGCAACTTGTCTAGACTCCTACCCACCAATTTTCTACATGAATGATActtcaagaaaaattattagattaGTTCACAACATTAATGCTTTTTACAATGAAACAATTGTTGCTTACACTTACGATGCTGGTCCAAACGCTGTTCTGTATTatttagaagaaaatgaggaaaaattatttgcCTTTATTTACAAGTACTTCAATAAAGTCAGTGGTTGGGACACTAAATACAATGCTTCTGAGTTACAAAATTTCCTAAAGAAATTCGATGCAGTTGAAGAAAAGTTAAATTTCCAAACTGATGAGGATATTTACAAGGGTGTCTCTAGAGTCATTTTGACTAGAGTTGGTGATGGTCCACAATCAACTGATCAATGTTTGATTAACAAGGAAACCGGTTTACCAAATTAA
- the TUP1 gene encoding chromatin-silencing transcriptional regulator TUP1 (similar to Saccharomyces cerevisiae TUP1 (YCR084C); ancestral locus Anc_6.363), with amino-acid sequence MSAPPNKVNDLLEAVRQEFAQVSQEANSYRLQNQKDYDSKVNQQLAEMQQIRNTVYELELTHRKMKDAYEEEINRLKIELDQRGLQLSSLSAHHSQQQQLQQQQHQQQQQGSPNTANAVFPQHIQQPYQAPVGSMPQLVPAHLQQSQLPSSGAQTLPFPPGSISVAAAGQPQAPPVVAAPAPALTQPAQSEFAGSPATAPASVAPAKPAPVAAPVAPAAPIIAAVEKPAAPLPAASAAAASAAVPAVPVEPKQEAAPVPVPAIASKTEDKKTEAPAPAKEAKATSATKESHYLVPYDQRANHTKPIPPFLLDLDSQTIPAGLKKQTDDYYILYNPALPRNIDVELHKSLDHTSVVCCVRFSNDGKFLATGCNKTTQVYNVASGELIARLSDDSASHITPGQNSKDSEGGEENNDTTTYSTSATTSSDLYIRSVCFSPDGKFLATGAEDRLIRIWDIAQKKIIMVLQGHEQDIYSLDYFPSGEKLVSGSGDRTVRIWDLRTGQCSLTLSIEDGVTTVAVSPEDGKYIAAGSLDRAVRVWDSETGFLVERLDSENELGTGHKDSVYSVVFTRDGNNVVSGSLDRSVKLWNLNDANNKDLKPNVPGTCEVTYTGHKDFVLSVATTQGDEYILSGSKDRGVLFWDTKSGNPLLMLQGHRNSVISVAVANGHPLGTEYGVFATGSGDCKARIWKYRKIADSDKM; translated from the coding sequence ATGTCAGCCCCACCGAACAAAGTTAACGACCTGCTGGAGGCGGTCAGACAGGAGTTCGCACAGGTCTCCCAGGAGGCCAACTCGTATCGTCTGCAGAACCAGAAGGACTACGACTCCAAAGTCAACCAGCAACTGGCAGAGATGCAGCAGATCAGAAACACCGTCTACGAGCTAGAGCTCACGCATAGGAAAATGAAAGATGCCTACGAAGAGGAGATCAACAGACTGAAGATCGAGCTTGACCAGCGAGGCCTACAGCTCTCGTCCTTGAGCGCGCACCATTCCCAGCAACAGCAGCTGCAGCAGCAACAACACcagcagcaacagcaaGGCTCCCCAAACACGGCGAACGCTGTGTTCCCACAGCACATCCAACAGCCTTACCAGGCTCCAGTGGGCTCCATGCCGCAGCTCGTTCCAGCACACTTGCAGCAGTCGCAGTTGCCAAGCAGCGGTGCCCAGACCTTGCCGTTCCCACCCGGGAGCATCTCAGTTGCGGCAGCGGGCCAACCACAAGCCCCTCCGGTTGTGGCCGCTCCGGCTCCAGCTTTGACCCAGCCGGCGCAATCTGAGTTTGCCGGCTCTCCAGCTACAGCGCCAGCTAGCGTCGCTCCAGCCAAACCTGCTCCAGTTGCTGCTCCGGTTGCTCCTGCTGCTCCAATTATCGCTGCCGTCGAGAAGCCAGCAGCTCCGCTACCAGCAGCATCAGCTGCTGCTGCCTCAGCTGCCGTCCCAGCTGTCCCTGTCGAACCAAAGCAAGAAGCGGCTCCCGTTCCAGTTCCAGCTATCGCATCAAAGACAGAAGACAAAAAAACAGAAGCGCCAGCCCCCGCAAAGGAAGCAAAGGCAACGTCTGCTACAAAGGAAAGCCACTATTTAGTACCTTACGACCAGCGCGCAAACCATACAAAACCAATTCCTCCTTTCTTGCTGGACTTGGACTCTCAGACTATCCCTGCAGGcttaaaaaaacaaaccGATGACTACTACATCTTGTATAATCCAGCTTTGCCAAGAAACATCGACGTCGAGTTACACAAGTCCTTGGACCACACCTCCGTTGTCTGCTGCGTTAGATTCAGCAACGACGGGAAATTCCTAGCTACAGGTTGTAACAAGACTACTCAAGTTTACAACGTAGCCTCTGGTGAATTGATTGCTAGACTCTCAGACGATTCAGCTTCACACATCACTCCGGGCCAAAACTCAAAGGATTCCGAAGGAGGTGAAGAAAATAACGACACTACAACTTACTCTACTTCCGCAACTACTTCTTCTGATTTATACATTCGTTCTGTCTGTTTCTCACCAGATGGTAAATTTCTAGCTACTGGTGCTGAAGATAGATTAATCAGAATCTGGGATATTGCTCAAAAGAAGATAATTATGGTATTACAAGGCCATGAACAAGATATTTACTCTCTAGACTACTTCCCATCCGGTGAGAAATTGGTTTCTGGTTCCGGCGATCGTACCGTTAGAATCTGGGATTTACGTACTGGTCAATGTTCTTTAACTTTATCTATTGAAGACGGTGTCACTACCGTTGCTGTTTCTCCAGAGGATGGTAAATACATTGCTGCCGGTTCTTTAGACCGTGCTGTACGTGTTTGGGATTCAGAAACGGGTTTCTTAGTCGAAAGGTTAGACTCAGAAAACGAATTAGGAACTGGTCACAAAGATTCAGTCTACAGTGTTGTATTTACTAGAGATGGTAACAATGTTGTATCCGGTTCTTTAGATAGATCTGTAAAACTATGGAATCTAAATGATGCTAACAACAAAGACCTCAAACCAAACGTCCCGGGTACCTGTGAAGTTACGTACACTGGTCACAAAGATTTTGTTTTATCCGTGGCTACTACACAAGGtgatgaatatattttatcgGGTTCTAAGGACCGTGGTGTCTTGTTCTGGGATACCAAATCAGGTAATCCATTATTGATGCTACAAGGTCACAGAAATTCTGTTATCtctgttgctgttgctaATGGTCACCCATTAGGCACAGAATACGGTGTATTTGCTACTGGTAGTGGTGATTGTAAAGCTAGAATTTGGAAATATCGTAAAATTGCAGATTCTGATAAAATGtga
- the CSM1 gene encoding Csm1p (similar to Saccharomyces cerevisiae CSM1 (YCR086W); ancestral locus Anc_6.364) — protein MANTLEQYKKLIGERLDNADLLVSKLVLENSLLKQQLESKDEQLKLLNGRLEHLAAQEQRHASALQDANEATEIVKDLFEHMCGVRLHKSYEDDTGLWFDTSQGSSKGVMDYKLGFVKAQASDSAGSADSSTSAGGTQVIYVPLLKQRSAEELKKLQEQLPDYMFDTLSFPLASLNQFYTKLTRSLNKHE, from the coding sequence ATGGCTAACACGTTGGAACAATACAAGAAACTGATAGGCGAGCGTCTGGATAATGCGGACTTGCTCGTCTCGAAGCTGGTGCTCGAGAACTCGCTGCTGAAACAGCAACTCGAGTCGAAGGACGAGCAACTCAAGCTTCTCAACGGCAGACTCGAGCATCTGGCCGCGCAAGAGCAGAGGCATGCCTCTGCTCTGCAGGATGCAAACGAGGCCACCGAGATCGTCAAGGACCTATTTGAGCACATGTGCGGCGTGCGCTTGCACAAATCGTATGAGGACGACACGGGTCTGTGGTTCGATACTTCCCAGGGTTCGTCAAAGGGCGTTATGGACTACAAACTGGGCTTCGTGAAGGCACAGGCCTCGGATTCTGCGGGCTCCGCAGACTCGAGCACGAGCGCTGGGGGCACCCAGGTCATATACGTGCCTCTCTTGAAACAACGGTCCGCTGAGGAACTCAAGAAACTTCAGGAACAGCTTCCGGATTACATGTTCGACACTTTGAGCTTTCCCCTGGCCTCGTTGAACCAATTCTACACAAAACTCACAAGAAGTCTCAACAAGCACGAGTGA